A stretch of the Duncaniella dubosii genome encodes the following:
- a CDS encoding S24 family peptidase: protein MMPRIVNGGYVAIRKISDMRNIFWGQIYVVDLPEFRMVKYLRRHPDPSMVILHSDNPAYDDMDVARSDIRSLYVVEAIINYEIN, encoded by the coding sequence ATGATGCCACGCATTGTCAACGGTGGATATGTGGCGATACGTAAGATTAGCGACATGCGCAATATTTTCTGGGGGCAGATTTATGTTGTAGATCTCCCTGAATTTCGTATGGTCAAGTATCTGCGCCGCCATCCTGATCCGTCGATGGTGATACTCCACAGCGACAATCCCGCATACGACGACATGGATGTGGCTCGTTCCGACATACGGTCGCTCTATGTCGTGGAGGCGATTATCAATTATGAAATCAATTGA
- a CDS encoding helix-turn-helix domain-containing protein — MLDSDTMDRYVADGKSSNGSLRGVVGISVDDVSVAESAGGESAQVSQIDSEAIIGRVRYLMGLKRLSQRRLAALLRIDASNLSKVLNGKLPFSEGLVNRIVADLGVSKPWLRDGTGLPFDKQPIAKEISPDDMPIEQKSFMPRLSTTLTLPPVAGVLTRFSAKYVRSGLLTFRGFLPAAIY; from the coding sequence ATGCTTGACTCTGATACGATGGATAGATATGTTGCCGACGGGAAGTCGTCGAATGGCAGCCTTCGTGGTGTTGTGGGAATATCCGTGGACGATGTTTCGGTTGCCGAGTCTGCCGGCGGTGAGTCTGCTCAGGTGTCGCAGATTGATTCGGAAGCTATAATAGGACGGGTGCGTTATCTCATGGGGCTGAAACGCTTGTCGCAGAGACGGCTTGCCGCATTGCTGAGGATTGATGCCTCAAATCTCTCAAAAGTGCTCAACGGGAAACTGCCTTTTTCCGAAGGGCTTGTCAACCGCATTGTGGCCGATCTGGGGGTGTCGAAACCGTGGCTTCGCGATGGTACGGGACTGCCGTTTGACAAACAGCCTATAGCTAAGGAAATAAGTCCTGACGACATGCCGATTGAGCAGAAATCCTTCATGCCACGCCTGTCTACGACCTTGACGTTACCGCCGGTTGCAGGAGTCTTGACGCGCTTTTCGGCGAAATACGTCCGATCGGGGCTATTGACATTCCGGGGATTCCTCCCGGCTGCCATATATTAA
- the rpsU gene encoding 30S ribosomal protein S21, with amino-acid sequence MIIVQVKEGENIEKALKKFKRKFEKTGIVRELRSRQAFQKPSVTNRKKMMKAVYVQQLRANEE; translated from the coding sequence ATGATTATCGTACAAGTAAAAGAAGGTGAAAATATCGAAAAGGCACTGAAGAAATTCAAGCGTAAATTTGAAAAAACCGGCATCGTTCGCGAGCTCCGTTCACGTCAGGCTTTCCAGAAGCCCTCTGTGACCAACCGCAAGAAAATGATGAAGGCTGTCTACGTTCAGCAGCTCCGCGCTAACGAAGAGTAA
- the gldE gene encoding gliding motility-associated protein GldE — protein MASFLLDIINNPLLSIPAMSTAQIVSLSLAIIALVISGFVSGSEISFFSLTPVQCDELEESSSGERVMRLLRVPERLLATILIINNLVNVTIVVLCNFALGPIFSGMSAVWSFILQTVLLTFLILLFGEILPKLYANSNNLAWAKMAAPVLEAGVKLFYPLSSVLVKSSGIVKKVVTKENTAVTADDLSQALEIAQVTDGDNKDMLEGILKFGDTTASEVMTPRVDVTGLDVDDDFAEVMKVVIESGFARLPVYENSMDNIKGVLYSRDLLPYIGRTKEEFEWQKLMREPYFVPESRMIDDLLEDFRSRRVHLAIVVDEFGGTQGIVTLEDVLEEIVGDIDDEYDVEEKNYRRLPDDTYIFEGKTLLNDFFRVTDLDEDDYSSVTEDCETLAGMLLAIKGDFPKEKESIVYGRCRFLILSIHQHRIVNVRVKVMSEVQPDQMTPSQTV, from the coding sequence GTGGCAAGCTTTCTACTTGACATCATCAACAATCCCCTGCTGAGCATCCCGGCCATGTCAACGGCTCAGATTGTATCGCTATCGCTGGCAATTATAGCCCTCGTCATTTCCGGATTCGTCTCAGGCAGTGAAATCTCATTTTTCTCGCTTACACCCGTACAGTGCGATGAACTCGAAGAGTCTTCTTCGGGTGAGCGCGTGATGCGCCTGTTGCGTGTGCCCGAAAGGCTACTCGCTACCATCCTCATAATCAACAATCTGGTCAACGTGACCATCGTTGTGCTGTGTAACTTCGCACTCGGCCCGATATTTTCAGGGATGAGCGCCGTGTGGAGCTTCATCCTCCAGACCGTGTTGCTTACATTCCTGATCCTGCTTTTCGGCGAAATCCTTCCGAAACTATATGCCAACTCCAACAATCTGGCATGGGCAAAAATGGCTGCGCCTGTGCTTGAAGCCGGCGTGAAACTTTTCTATCCGCTTTCATCAGTGCTTGTCAAAAGCAGCGGCATAGTGAAAAAGGTCGTGACCAAGGAGAATACCGCGGTAACCGCCGATGACCTCTCGCAGGCTCTCGAAATAGCACAGGTGACCGACGGCGACAACAAAGACATGCTCGAAGGAATCCTCAAGTTCGGCGACACAACCGCATCCGAAGTGATGACTCCACGTGTCGACGTGACAGGACTCGATGTCGACGACGACTTCGCTGAAGTGATGAAGGTTGTGATCGAGAGCGGTTTCGCTCGTCTGCCGGTCTATGAAAATTCGATGGACAACATCAAGGGGGTTCTTTATTCGCGTGACCTCCTCCCATATATCGGCCGGACCAAAGAGGAATTCGAATGGCAGAAGCTGATGCGCGAACCCTATTTCGTCCCCGAATCACGCATGATCGACGATCTTCTTGAAGATTTCCGCTCACGCCGTGTCCATCTCGCCATCGTTGTCGATGAATTCGGAGGCACACAGGGCATTGTGACCCTCGAAGATGTGCTTGAAGAAATCGTCGGTGACATCGACGACGAGTATGACGTCGAAGAGAAAAACTATCGCCGTCTGCCCGACGACACCTATATATTCGAAGGCAAGACACTGCTCAACGACTTTTTCCGTGTCACAGACCTCGATGAAGACGACTATTCGTCAGTCACCGAAGACTGCGAGACTCTTGCCGGAATGCTCCTTGCAATCAAAGGCGACTTCCCGAAAGAAAAAGAGTCGATTGTCTACGGCCGCTGCCGTTTCCTCATACTGTCGATTCATCAGCACCGCATAGTCAACGTGCGTGTCAAGGTTATGTCTGAAGTACAGCCCGACCAGATGACACCCTCACAGACAGTCTGA
- a CDS encoding glucosidase family protein, with protein sequence MRCLTYIFMTLVLILATGCGHDYVEKESIHTCSEYEVYNDSIVRGEKIHTALSPTEITGAWRMPDTTKVTPAYSSSQMMADAIFTKAMSETPAFTPLEIYLSLGMLRPEESIKALREIANRPIPDNEDFPCSTLTPYWALAAWETYCATGSKQWLKEAYNLLGKMLSRQRKLTPSQLQGFMCGMPQGVTDPASFYPEWMDDMARFETIATSVNITRANSLSIASMMAAELRLYAERELHTEASRLRNLINDRLWFPTCSATASISTALSIRSSHQCPTTRQMPLPYSPA encoded by the coding sequence ATGCGTTGCCTGACCTACATATTCATGACCCTTGTCCTCATCCTTGCGACAGGATGCGGACATGACTATGTGGAAAAAGAAAGCATCCACACATGCAGCGAATATGAAGTCTATAACGACAGCATTGTCCGTGGCGAAAAAATCCACACAGCCCTTTCACCGACAGAAATAACAGGCGCATGGCGCATGCCCGACACCACAAAAGTGACTCCGGCCTACAGCTCCTCACAGATGATGGCCGATGCCATCTTCACCAAAGCTATGAGTGAGACCCCGGCATTCACACCATTGGAAATCTATCTCTCGCTCGGAATGCTACGCCCCGAGGAGTCAATCAAGGCTTTGCGAGAAATCGCCAACAGACCGATTCCGGACAACGAGGACTTCCCCTGCTCCACGCTCACACCCTACTGGGCACTCGCCGCATGGGAGACCTACTGCGCCACCGGCTCGAAACAGTGGCTCAAAGAGGCATACAACCTACTTGGCAAGATGCTCTCGCGCCAAAGAAAACTCACACCCTCCCAGTTACAGGGGTTCATGTGCGGAATGCCTCAGGGCGTCACCGACCCGGCATCATTCTATCCCGAATGGATGGACGACATGGCACGCTTTGAAACCATCGCAACATCGGTCAACATCACCCGCGCCAATTCCCTCTCGATAGCGTCGATGATGGCCGCCGAACTGCGCCTCTATGCCGAACGCGAGCTTCACACCGAGGCATCACGTCTGCGCAACCTCATCAATGACCGCCTGTGGTTTCCGACCTGCAGCGCTACAGCCAGTATCTCTACGGCTCTTTCTATCCGATCGTCTCACCAGTGTCCGACAACGAGGCAAATGCCCTTGCCATACTCACCGGCATAG
- a CDS encoding metallophosphoesterase family protein — MKTIGILSDTHSCWDDRYAVHFKDCDEIWHAGDVGDIDIIRRLEDTAPVVRAVRGNIDHGDVCRRCRESEIFEVEGLRVWLTHIAGYPGKYAPGVKNFLSANRIDIMVCGHSHILKVMPDRQLDLLHINPGAAGYHGWQKVRTLIRLIVDNGSINSLEVIELGK, encoded by the coding sequence ATGAAAACAATAGGCATACTTTCCGACACACATTCATGCTGGGACGACCGCTATGCCGTCCATTTCAAGGACTGCGACGAAATCTGGCATGCCGGCGATGTCGGCGACATCGACATTATCCGACGGCTTGAGGACACTGCGCCGGTGGTGCGTGCCGTGCGCGGCAATATCGACCACGGCGATGTGTGCCGCAGATGCCGTGAATCGGAAATTTTTGAAGTCGAGGGTCTGCGGGTATGGCTCACCCACATAGCCGGCTATCCCGGGAAATATGCCCCCGGAGTCAAAAACTTCCTTTCCGCCAACCGGATCGACATAATGGTCTGCGGCCACTCCCACATCCTGAAAGTCATGCCTGACCGCCAGCTCGACCTGCTACACATCAATCCCGGCGCTGCCGGCTATCACGGATGGCAGAAAGTCCGCACACTCATCCGCCTCATCGTCGACAACGGCAGCATCAACAGTCTTGAAGTCATCGAACTCGGCAAATAA
- a CDS encoding carbohydrate-binding protein has translation MVSDLQRYSQYLYGSFYPIVSPVSDNEANALAILTGIATPEMSEAIVASLPYSPCGIPSTVPAFRPDTPLTPELQALFAVSAAKVRNPLAFTLASASLWNLSVSTPAPALWPAAVLKGMFGISLSPTGMTFSPMVPTAFPGEKRIKGLRYRNATLDVNILGTGDRVASFKLDSVSIDNHSVGTDISGHHTVTITLSGNDLNCKPLKIEETKIIPALPAVNWSSPFDFTITNFDRRLRYGVYINGVMEEAISSDHYSVRQTGLTVTDIVPMLSADCAGYTPKPHVYIPPANLITIPASSITPRRPPRHFIKDPATATNYIELAARHNTRITCYANVPDEGDYLITIGYSNGTDRCALRTLDVNNRYAATLLFPPRKALDWISVYPSTTAEIHLKAGVNKLALTYIQGTILFNRLTLIKR, from the coding sequence GTGGTTTCCGACCTGCAGCGCTACAGCCAGTATCTCTACGGCTCTTTCTATCCGATCGTCTCACCAGTGTCCGACAACGAGGCAAATGCCCTTGCCATACTCACCGGCATAGCAACCCCTGAAATGTCGGAAGCCATCGTGGCCTCGCTTCCTTACTCTCCGTGCGGAATCCCGTCAACCGTTCCGGCATTCCGGCCAGACACACCACTGACTCCTGAGCTTCAGGCTCTGTTCGCCGTCTCGGCTGCAAAAGTCCGCAATCCCCTCGCCTTTACCCTCGCCTCGGCATCATTGTGGAATCTGTCGGTCTCGACACCCGCGCCCGCTCTCTGGCCGGCTGCTGTCTTAAAAGGTATGTTCGGAATCTCACTCTCACCCACCGGGATGACCTTCAGCCCGATGGTTCCCACAGCCTTCCCCGGCGAAAAACGGATTAAGGGACTACGCTATCGCAATGCCACACTCGATGTCAATATTCTCGGGACTGGCGACCGCGTGGCATCATTCAAACTCGACTCCGTAAGCATCGACAACCACTCGGTAGGTACTGACATAAGCGGACATCACACCGTGACCATCACTCTCTCCGGCAACGATCTCAATTGCAAACCGCTGAAGATCGAGGAGACAAAAATCATTCCGGCGCTTCCGGCAGTCAACTGGTCGTCGCCATTCGACTTCACCATCACGAATTTCGACCGCCGGCTGCGCTATGGTGTGTATATCAATGGGGTAATGGAAGAAGCCATTTCCTCTGACCATTACAGTGTCCGACAGACAGGACTCACCGTTACCGACATCGTGCCAATGCTCTCGGCCGACTGCGCAGGCTACACTCCAAAGCCACACGTCTACATTCCTCCCGCCAACCTCATCACAATCCCTGCCTCGTCAATCACTCCACGGCGACCGCCGCGCCACTTCATAAAAGACCCAGCCACGGCTACAAACTATATCGAACTGGCCGCCCGCCACAACACACGCATCACGTGCTATGCCAACGTCCCTGACGAAGGCGACTACCTCATCACCATCGGCTACAGCAACGGAACTGACCGCTGCGCGCTCCGCACGCTCGATGTCAACAACCGCTATGCGGCCACTCTCCTCTTCCCACCGCGCAAGGCTCTCGACTGGATTTCAGTCTATCCGTCGACCACTGCGGAAATTCACCTGAAAGCGGGAGTCAACAAACTCGCCCTGACATACATTCAGGGGACAATACTTTTCAACAGACTCACACTCATAAAACGCTGA
- a CDS encoding 4'-phosphopantetheinyl transferase family protein: MMTSIDFQDCTVHLIPLPQPQPGDDKRHREREACASLVAKAFGSCSRTAHYEDGAPYVDTNPDIPISISHSDTTCALAIARSRHMCIGIDIERPRMQLRRVAARFLTDDEYPKLCLLDEDRQLDHLLKKWTAKEAVYKAARTPGLGLKEIQVSDDFSRAETPGQAYRISYHRFSDGEMLCIALSEDDRAQLIS, from the coding sequence ATGATGACGAGCATAGATTTTCAGGACTGCACCGTCCACCTAATCCCCCTACCTCAACCACAGCCGGGCGACGACAAGCGACACCGCGAACGCGAAGCCTGTGCATCACTCGTCGCAAAAGCATTCGGAAGCTGTTCCCGGACAGCCCATTACGAGGATGGAGCGCCGTATGTCGACACTAATCCCGACATCCCGATATCCATATCGCACTCCGACACCACATGCGCTCTCGCAATCGCACGGAGCCGACACATGTGCATAGGCATAGACATCGAACGCCCGCGCATGCAGCTAAGACGCGTGGCCGCCAGATTCCTTACCGACGACGAATACCCCAAACTCTGCCTACTCGACGAAGACCGGCAACTCGACCATCTGCTGAAAAAATGGACCGCCAAAGAGGCCGTCTACAAAGCGGCACGCACTCCCGGACTCGGACTGAAAGAAATCCAAGTTTCCGACGATTTCAGCCGTGCAGAAACCCCGGGACAGGCCTACCGTATCTCATACCACCGTTTCAGCGACGGGGAAATGCTCTGCATAGCGCTCTCCGAAGATGACCGCGCTCAATTGATTTCATAA